GCGACCGCAGGCGACGACGGGGGAGACGTCTTCGATCGGGAACCGTCCGCTCACGTCTGTCAACCTACTGCCAGAGATCGGCACGCGCTCGGCCAAGTACCCCTTAGGGCGGCGCCGGGCACGGTCTCGTCGAGGTGCGCCGGCGTCGGGCGACGAGCGCCGACACCCGGAACATTCGCAAACAGTTGCTTGCGCAAGTCGACGTTTTAATTATGCTGGCGCCATGTCCTCGTCCCTCCTGGCGCCCGGCCCGGACCTCGACTCGGCCTTCGCCGCGCTCGGCGACCCCGTCCGTCGGGCCCTGGTGGCTCGTCTCGCGCGGGGCGACGCCACGGTGGGCGAACTCGCCGAGCCGTTCGACCTGACCCCGCAGGCGATCTCCCACCACGTCGGCGTGCTGCGCCGGTGCGGCCTGGTCGAGCAGCGACGCGAGGGCACCCGACGTCCCTGTCGGCTGAGCGTCGACCGACTGGCGCTGCTGGGCACCTGGATCGAGGCGCAGCGCCGCACTTGGAACGACCGGCTCGACGCCCTGGAGCGGCACCTCGCCGACGACGGAGCGGCCCGGTGAGCGCCGGAGCGGAGTTGCGCGGTGACGAACTGATCGCCCGGCGCCATCTCCCGGCGACGCCCGAACGCGTCTGGGCCGCCTTCACCGCACCGGCGAGCATCGCGGCGTTCTGGGGCGGCTCGCACGCCACCGTGCCGGCCGGGTCCGTCACCGTCGACCTGCGACCCGGCGGTGAGTTCGCGCTCGACACCCGCGCGCCGAACGGCGCGACCCGCCGGCTCCGCTTCGTGTACGTGCGCGTCACCGCACCGCACGAACTCGTGTTCGACGAGCCCGTCACCGGCCTCCGCACGACCGTCACCGTCCGCCCGGCCGGTGACGGCACGGAACTCACCGTCCACCAGCGCCGGCTCCCACCGGAGCTCCGGACGGCCCAGGCTGCCGACGGACTCGCCTCGATCCTCGACGCCCTCGCCGCGCACCTGCGGCAGCAACCCACACCGGCACGGAGGACACCATGACCCAGCCGACCCAGCGTGACCTCGTCGCGGAGTACTTCGACGGATTCCGGACCAGCGACCACCCACGCATCCTCGCGACCCTCACCGACGACGTCGAGTGGGTCATCCACGGCCACCGGACCACCCGGGGCAAGGCGCAGTTCGACGACGAGATCGAGAACCCGGCGTTCACCGGCAGCCCCGAACTCGACGTCCAGCGGGTCTACGAGGACGGCCCGGTCGTCATCACCGTCGGCGAGGGCCGGGGCGTCAGCCTCGTCCACGGCCCGTTCCGGTTCGCCTTCAACGACCTGTTCACCTTCCGCGACGGGCGCATCGCCCGGGTCGACTCCTATCTGGTCCCGCTGTCGTCGGCCGCAGCAGACCCCACCGGCGGGGACTCCGCGCCCTGAGCGGACTCCGCTCCTCAGGGCCCGTCGCCCCCGGCGGGGCGACGGATCAGCCCGCCGCTCCCACCGACCGGTACACCTCGACCGTGCGGGCCGCGATCGCGTCCCAGGAGAAGTGCTCCACCGCCCGCCGACGGCCGGCGAGACCGAACGCCTCGACCCGCTTCGGGTCGGCCAGCAGATCGTTGATCGTCGCGGCCAGGTCGGCCACGAAACGCCCCGGGTCCAGCGGCCGGCCGCTGCCGTCGGCGGCCTGCTCGATGCCGACGAGCAGCCCGGTGTCGCCGTCCGCCACCACCTCGGGGATGCCGCCGGTCGCGGTCGCCACCACCGCCGTCTCGCAGGCCATCGCCTCCAGGTTCACGATGCCCATTGGCTCGTACACCGACGGGCAGACGAAGATCGTCGCGTGGGTGAGCACCTGGATCACCTCGTGCTTGGGCAGCATCTCGGCCACCCAGACCACCCCGGAGCGGTTCGCCCGCAGCTCGGCCACCAGGCCCTCCACCTCGGCGGCGATCTCCGGGGTGTCCGGCGCGCCGGCCAGCAGCACCAGCTGGGTGTCGGCGGGCAGTTCCCGGGCCGCGCGCAGCAGGTACGGCAGGCCCTTCTGCCGGGTGATCCGCCCGACGTACACCACGCTGGGACGGGACGGGTCGATGCCGAGCCGGTCCACCACGTCGGTGCCGGTGTCGGGGGTGTACTGCGCGGTGTCGATGCCGTTGTAGACCACCCGCACCCGGTCCGGGTCGACCGTCGGGTACGCGGTCAGCACGTCGCGCCGCATCCCCTCGCTGACCGCGATGATCGCGTCGGCCGCCTCGAACGCGGTCCGCTCGCACCAGGAGGAGAGCGCGTACCCGCCGCCGAGCTGCTCGGCCTTCCACGGCCGCAGCGGCTCCAGGCTGTGCGCGGTCGCCACGTGCGGCACCCCGTGCAACAGCTTGGCGGTGTGACCGGCGAGGTTGGCGTACCAGGTGTGGCTGTGCACCACGTCGGTGCCGGCGCAGCCCGCCGCCATCTCCAGGTCCACGCCCATGGTCCGCAGCGCGGCGTTCGCGCCGGCCAGGCCGGCCGGCTCGGCGTACGCGGTGACGCCCGGCTCGGTGCGTGGCGCGCCGAAGCAGTGCACCCGTACGTCGGCGAGTCGGCGCAGCTCCCGGGCCAGGTACTCGACGTGCACC
This genomic interval from Micromonospora coxensis contains the following:
- a CDS encoding ArsR/SmtB family transcription factor; this encodes MSSSLLAPGPDLDSAFAALGDPVRRALVARLARGDATVGELAEPFDLTPQAISHHVGVLRRCGLVEQRREGTRRPCRLSVDRLALLGTWIEAQRRTWNDRLDALERHLADDGAAR
- the glgA gene encoding glycogen synthase, with amino-acid sequence MTDSAPLRVDLLTREYPPEVYGGAGVHVEYLARELRRLADVRVHCFGAPRTEPGVTAYAEPAGLAGANAALRTMGVDLEMAAGCAGTDVVHSHTWYANLAGHTAKLLHGVPHVATAHSLEPLRPWKAEQLGGGYALSSWCERTAFEAADAIIAVSEGMRRDVLTAYPTVDPDRVRVVYNGIDTAQYTPDTGTDVVDRLGIDPSRPSVVYVGRITRQKGLPYLLRAARELPADTQLVLLAGAPDTPEIAAEVEGLVAELRANRSGVVWVAEMLPKHEVIQVLTHATIFVCPSVYEPMGIVNLEAMACETAVVATATGGIPEVVADGDTGLLVGIEQAADGSGRPLDPGRFVADLAATINDLLADPKRVEAFGLAGRRRAVEHFSWDAIAARTVEVYRSVGAAG
- a CDS encoding SRPBCC family protein, whose product is MSAGAELRGDELIARRHLPATPERVWAAFTAPASIAAFWGGSHATVPAGSVTVDLRPGGEFALDTRAPNGATRRLRFVYVRVTAPHELVFDEPVTGLRTTVTVRPAGDGTELTVHQRRLPPELRTAQAADGLASILDALAAHLRQQPTPARRTP
- a CDS encoding nuclear transport factor 2 family protein; the encoded protein is MTQPTQRDLVAEYFDGFRTSDHPRILATLTDDVEWVIHGHRTTRGKAQFDDEIENPAFTGSPELDVQRVYEDGPVVITVGEGRGVSLVHGPFRFAFNDLFTFRDGRIARVDSYLVPLSSAAADPTGGDSAP